One window of the Cryptococcus gattii WM276 chromosome E, complete sequence genome contains the following:
- a CDS encoding Hypothetical protein (Similar to TIGR gene model, INSD accession AAW43725.1; CNE05030): MAADPALASASKLAARAARFSNTLPGNRYKELEEARAKEVQQYHAQQRRVRDGKVELEDAVEMRGTCEKMCSDYEREFREWTREVHPFEATPDKRMDPAKAVAAYSRSDAGAGHGTAAILPSDLRTPQTLIRTLDYLFTSIMTLLPPSSSDLPPNNELAQRKALGYSAGFIRDRTRAIRKEFAMQSSWGHEQAIESFERIARWHILCLRELQEEEGTNNDMHIDSAELGRCFTSLRQQYNDRREESGLEMPCAHEPEFRAYMLIYDLTSKSISIPTSELPPSILSHPLVKIAWEIRRCAQRNFDSQKEGSKHNAELGMNNIRRFIKLLSSPKVPYLLACLVEIRLREMRRSALRAMTRAYPRLKTEPIRMNEKGEIVERRMVLVETLNKILGCMTPDATPSAWDDVPTRSAAELDPDNESEAICRRFNIPLFPPDSDGREKRGALINLGTPFDDNKDAPYTRRWALVSAKRGGKGFVQVVNSGSPLSSEGSSLSISAPLKVTAQAQAPISAFGGGGSGASSVFDFKKPLPSTTTPSSVKPVERQTSISAFSFGSGVGVRVGVGTGSTLTPAAAPSKPSPSAFNFGFSKPSSDSNAPPAAVIGAPGVTLAPAPAGASLPLSMKTTSTAATPPLFSFSPSQPAKDTEKGKAVDANAKSIPDFFSSSTAPASTSTPGLPTSTPAPLFVPPAAMGESKVSVGKSKEGEQKGKSGFSFVFGPTPPSTASELPSARTSRPATPAIDEKDRKRATGDEGGKEDTKEKSGLFTFSADNAASSGSGINEGAKDKPLFSFTATPATPAAPGAPGGSVLGGASVSAAAASTAAAPPLGANLSAGTATLPAHTPADANAPVAGPVSTTLAKETPNNTIVRSRSRRDPSLLLSTSSPTSQSHPLSFSLTKSTSKVSLDAYHANRLKRRQAIPFACEELVTKVMEGMLRDYLTSDLEALIKQQLAEREYAARKACRSEMIKSWSEVLFRDHLLLGSTSTPSSAGGRHRDGLVREIAKEAVLDEIRRRWRAREAGRWWKLWAKEKRERREGGERKRQEWLGGLREMGLSASMGPLANFLGAKANGGGDVGLDVGMDSMDAALDSLQLDIEIIQAERDKDNFFAPSTFLTSIARYVAPQLSVAFTPATISLSDSASSFGLESTPLSPHQGHPAFITLLSKSSGGSSADQTVEEWLVSKFTPPNSSSQLEQVHDGEKEGGYMCGGVEFNMRVVDNGMLPEHSRDDGWIGLLVFEAPLKTTDAKKASENAANAQDRMGLLVKILQNDGNRFVPGLIVLSWGDETIDTLAERLQIQSEIASFSKKTVVSLGVADDLDQQFIKALEGLGEVEAKEQGVLRLQDVAEGVLLHLKQFVDVSGILLSQRRNGEYSIHFTHAKLPSSLVNRISDAHLGWICLKSGIELINSIPRLAREFTGARGLDNGNILDPIVLPEITSDAPSSNDKLVDQMAEYFENEIFAGIDELSLLVVRLSQAAQYGHALPIDSILQFLSFFVLGELQHHQLFARTFFITETEMDHWQRDCLRQVIAKFDELVEKNIQLITSFAEPPPSSRVHVISPLKTSSPTTVSKVTDTTNTIIIPPGGKKRPRGEKDERAILDREKKGKKESKATKAERLLRLMQKVERTLSERDNTV, encoded by the exons ATGGCTGCAGATCCCGCCCTCGCCTCTGCATCAAAGCTGGCAGCCCGAGCAGCCCGATTCTCCAACACACTCCCCGGCAACCGATACAAAGAGCTCGAAGAAGCGCGAGCCAAGGAGGTACAGCAGTACCATGCACAGCAGAGACGAGTGAGGGATGGGAAAGTAGAACTCGAAGATGCGGTGGAGATGAGGGGGACATGTGAGAAGATGTGCAGTGATTATGAGAGAGAGTTTAGAGAGTGGACGAGAGAGGTGCATCCGTTCGAGGCT ACTCCAGATAAGAGGATGGATCCGGCAAAAGCTGTTGCTGCCTACTCTCGTTCGGATGCAGGTGCAGGCCATGGGACGGCCGCCATCCTCCCTTCCGATCTTCGTACACCTCAGACCCTCATCCGTACACTCGACTACCTGTTCACATCCATCATGACTCTTTTACCTCCCTCTTCGTCCGACTTGCCACCGAATAATGAATTGGCGCAACGCAAGGCACTTGGGTATAGCGCAGGTTTTATTCGAGATCGGACCCGAGCCATCCGGAAAGAGTTTGCGATGCAGAGCAGCTGGGGACATGAACAAGCTATCGAGAGCTTTGAGAGGATAGCAAGGTGGCATATCCTTTGTTTGCGTGAActtcaggaagaggaaggaacGAATAACGATATGCACATTGATTCTGCCGAGCTCGGAAGAT GTTTTACAAGTCTAAGACAACAATATAATGATCGTCGCGAAGAATCAGGTCTCGAGATGCCATGCGCTCACGAACCGGAATTCAGAGCCTATATGCTCATTTACGACCTCACCTCGAAATCCATCTCTATCCCCACCTCTGAATTACCCccctccatcctctctcATCCATTGGTCAAAATTGCGTGGGAGATAAGACGATGTGCACAGAGAAACTTTGACAGTCAAAAAGAAGGATCAAAGCATAATGCCGAGTTGGGAATGAACAATATCCGGCGCTTTATCAAACTCCTTTCCTCGCCCAAAGTCCCGTATCTCCTTGCATGCCTCGTGGAAATCCGCCTAAGGGAAATGAGAAGGTCGGCGTTACGTGCGATGACGAGGGCGTATCCGAGATTGAAAACAGAGCCAATAAGGATGAACGAAAAGGGAGAAATCGTGGAAAGGAGAATGGTGTTGGTTGAAACCCTCAACAAAATATTAGGCTGTATGACACCAGACGCGACTCCTTCGGCATGGGACGACGTACCGACACGATCTGCTGCCGAGCTTGACCCGGACAATGAGAGTGAAGCGATCTGCAGGCGGTTCAACATCCCGCTCTTTCCTCCTGACAGTGACGGCAGGGAAAAGAGGGGCGCCCTGATTAATCTCGGGACACCATTCGACGATAACAAGGACGCACCGTACACTCGACGATGGGCGTTGGTCAGTGCGAAACGGGGTGGAAAAGGCTTTGTACAAGTTGTCAACAGTGGTAGCCCGCTTTCAAGCGAGGGCTCATCGTTGTCCATCTCTGCACCGCTCAAGGTAACAGCGCAAGCGCAAGCGCCTATATCAGCGtttggaggaggaggctCAGGAGCATCATCGGTGTTTGATTTTAAGAAACCTCTGCCGTCAACCACGACGCCATCCTCTGTCAAACCAGTTGAACGCCAAACCAGCATATCAGCTTTCAGTTTTGGCTCGGGAGTGGGAGTAAGAGTGGGAGTGGGCACAGGCTCGACATTGACTCCAGCAGCAGCGCCTAGTAAACCTTCTCCATCCGCATTCAATTTTGGGTTTTCCAAACCATCTTCCGATTCCAACGCCCCGCCTGCTGCTGTTATCGGTGCTCCTGGTGTTACTCTAGCGCCAGCGCCAGCGGGGGCATCACTGCCTTTGAGTATGAAGACGACATCTACAGCGGCAACACCGCCCTTGTTTTCATTCTCGCCGTCGCAACCTGCGAAAGATACggagaaagggaaagcGGTGGATGCAAATGCGAAGAGTATTCCTgatttcttctcttcttcgacgGCTCCAGCGTCGACATCTACACCCGGACTTCCCACTTCAACCCCCGCTCCTCTTTTTGTGCCGCCAGCAGCAATGGGAGAAAGTAAAGTGAGTGTTGGTAAGTCCAAAGAAGGAGAACAGAAGGGTAAATCCGGTTTCTCATTCGTATTTGGTCCCACACCTCCATCTACTGCTTCGGAACTCCCATCGGCGCGTACCTCGCGTCCGGCTACGCCAGCCATTGATGAGAAGGATAGGAAACGTGCGACTGGTGACGAGGGTGGAAAGGAAGACACCAAGGAAAAGTCGGGGCTGTTTACTTTTTCGGCGGATAATGCGGCGAGCTCTGGGAGCGGGATCAATGAAGGTGCAAAGGATAAGCCGTTGTTCTCGTTTACGGCTACGCCGGCTACGCCAGCTGCGCCAGGTGCGCCAGGTGGGTCGGTATTGGGCGGCGCATCGGTATCTGCTGCAGCCGCCTCAACTGCTGCTGCGCCACCGCTCGGTGCTAACCTCAGTGCTGGTACTGCCACTTTACCCGCGCACACGCCTGCAGATGCGAATGCACCTGTGGCAGGTCCTGTCTCGACCACTCTAGCCAAAGAAACGCCCAACAACACAATCGTACGATCACGCTCGCGCAGAGATCcttccctccttctctccacATCCTCACCAACCTCTCAGTCCCACCCgctttccttttctctaACGAAATCAACCTCCAAAGTCAGTCTGGACGCCTACCACGCTAACCGATTGAAACGTAGGCAGGCTATCCCTTTTGCATGTGAAGAGCTAGTGACAAAAGTTATGGAGGGGATGTTGAGAGACTATTTGACGTCTGATTTGGAAGCCTTGATAAAGCAGCAATTGGCTGAACGGGAGTATGCTGCGAGGAAAGCTTGTCGATCAGAGATGATCAAGTCTTGGTCAGAGGTTTTGTTTCGAGATCATCTTTTGCTTGGTTCAACTTCTACTCCCAGCAGTGCCGGCGGCAGGCATAGGGATGGGCTTGTAAGAGAGATTGCAAAGGAGGCGGTGCTAGATGAAATCAGACGGCGATGGAGGGCGAGGGAAGCAGGAAGATGGTGGAAGCTCTGGGCAAAGGAGAAAcgagaaagaagggagggaggggagaggaagagacaGGAATGGCTGGGAGGGTTGAGGGAAATGGGTTTGAGTGCGTCCATGGGTCCTTTGGCAAATTTCTTGGGTGCGAAAGCGAATGGAGGGGGAGATGTGGGCTTGGATGTGGGCATGGACTCGATGGATGCAGCGCTGGATAGTTTACAATTGGATATTGAGATCATTCAG GCGGAGAGGGATAAAGACAATTTCTTTGCTCCATCGACGTTCCTAACTTCTATCGCTCGATATGTCGCCCCCCAACTGTCTGTTGCTTTCACCCCGGCAACCATCTCATTGTCCGACTCTGCATCCAGCTTCGGGCTGGAATCAACGCCTCTCTCTCCGCACCAAGGTCATCCGGCCTTTATCACTCTCCTTTCCAAATCCTCCGGCGGATCATCGGCCGATCAGACGGTAGAGGAATGGCTGGTGAGCAAGTTTACACCTCccaactcttcctcccaGCTGGAGCAAGTTCATGAtggggaaaaggaagggGGATATATGTGCGGTGGAGTAGAGTTCAATATGAGAGTCGTTGATAATGGGATGTTGCCCGAGCATTCCAGAGACGATGGATGGATAGGGTTACTTGTCTTTGAGGCGCCCTTGAAAACGACTGACGCGAAGAAAGCCTCTGA AAATGCGGCCAATGCTCAAGATCGGATGGGGTTGCTTGTGAAGATCCTTCAGAATGACGGAAATAGGTTTGTGCCGGGCTTGATCGTCCTCAGCTGGGGGGATGAAACCATTGATACTCTGGCCGAAAGG TTACAAATCCAATCCGAAATCGCTTCTTTTTCTAAGAAAACCGTCGTTTCGCTGGGCGTTGCCGATGATCTCGATCAACAATTCATCAAGGCGTTGGAAGGATTGGGGGAGGTGGAGGCGAAGGAACAAGGGGTCCTGAGATTGCAGGATGTGGCCGAAGGAGTTCTCCTTCACTTGAAACAGTTTGTCGACGTCAGTGGAATATTGTTATCTCAGCGACGTAACGGTGAGTATTCAATTCATTTTACCCATGCGAAATTGCCAAGCTCACTAGTCAATCGTATATCAGATGCTCACCTGGGTTGGATATGCCTCAAGTCAGGCATTGAGCTCATCAATTCCATCCCTCGCCTTGCAAGAGAATTCACAGGCGCAAGAGGTTTGGATAATGGAAATATTCTCGACCCGATCGTCCTACCAGAAATTACGTCCGACGCACCTTCATC CAATGATAAACTGGTTGATCAAATGGCTGAATACTTTGAGAACGAGATCTTTGCGGGGATCGACGAGCTTTCTTTGTTGGTTGTAAGATTGTCACAGGCAGCGCAGTACGGCCACG CTCTTCCTATCGACTCCATATTGCAatttctctccttctttgtCCTCGGCGAGCTTCAACATCACCAGCTCTTTGCCCGGACGTTTTTTATCACGGAAACTGAAATGGATCATTGGCAAAGAGACTGTTTGCGACAAGTCATCGCCAAGTTTGATGAGCTCGTTGAGAAGAATATCCAACTCATCACCTCTTTTGCCGAGcctcctccttcatctcGTGTTCACGTAATCTCTCCCTTAAAGACATCCTCCCCCACAACCGTTTCAAAAGTCACCGACACCACCAATACTATCATCATTCCACCTGGAGGCAAGAAACGTCCTCGGGGTGAAAAGGACGAAAGGGCGATATTGGACAGGGagaaaaaggggaaaaaaGAGAGTAAAGCAACGAAAGCAGAGAGGCTGTTGAGGTTGATGCAGAAAGTTGAGAGGACGTTGAGTGAACGGGATAATACTGTTTAG
- a CDS encoding Hypothetical Protein (Similar to TIGR gene model, INSD accession AAW43893.1), which translates to MSSSKRHAQDPSEAEKGSPITSSSRAPGRKLDYFNYHPPFSILILEFLVWLFLLFVCFLNPNGGLAAVVKSDNEYIGILRSCTMTSCDGWMQSSSSLSSSDTSSRRSFNLKRDLTSTIDLSDFFLTTGLAALASFWLMTYTFLFTFCRFCSSAPSNGATDGSGGGDGENEHEDEDEKGRRLTRWRRMKRSLKRFAFRVSRIYVFILGWIVFGVACAASWQVKVASSDGGSVGTGVLLLHASWILLFICSFLEISRGNIRKRVDTGWGSCTCLPFFGICKRRGFRKWSKSENGGNEDKEEKGEGKRRSRSRRTVGEKNSRSRSRTANKRR; encoded by the exons ATGTCATCTTCTAAACGTCACGCTCAAGATCCCTCCGAAGCCGAAAAAGGCTCCCCCATCACCTCCTCTTCGAGAGCCCCAGGAAGAAAATTAGATTACTTCAACTACCACCCTCCCTTCTCTATTCTCATTCTCGAATTCCTTGTTTGGCTCTTCTTGCTATTTGTTTGTTTCCTAAATCCGAATGGGGGATTGGCAGCAGTTGTGAAGAGTGACAATGAGTATATCGGGATTTTGA GGAGTTGTACAATGACGAGCTGTGACGGTTGGATGCAatcgtcctcttctttATCTTCCTCAGACACAAGCTCAAGACGATCGTTCAACCTGAAGCGAGATCTCACCTCCACCATCGACTTATCAGACTTCTTCCTAACTACCGGACTCGCCGCTCTTGCCTCTTTCTGGCTTATGACATATACATTCCTGTTTACCTTTTGTCGTTTCTGTTCGTCCGCTCCATCGAATGGGGCCACGGACGGGAGTGGCGGTGGAGATGGGGAAAATGAGcatgaggatgaggatgagaaagGGAGGAGACTGACGAGATGGAGACGGATGAAAAGAAGTCTGAAAAGGTTTGCGTTCAGGGTTAGTAGGATATACGTTTTCATATTGGGGTGGATCGTCTTTGGGGTAGCGTGCGCGGCGAGTTGGCAGGTCAAGGTGGCTAGTTCGGATGGAGGCAGTGTGGGGACGGGTGTACTTT TATTGCACGCCTCATGgatcctcctcttcatctgTTCATTCCTCGAGATATCGAGGGGAAACATTCGTAAACGGGTAGATACCGGATGGGGAAGCTGTACTTGTCTTCCGTTCTTTGGGATATGTAAAAGAAGAGGGTTTAGGAAGTGGAGTAAAAGTGAAAACGGCGGGAATGAAGAtaaagaggagaagggagaggggaaaaggagaagtCGGAGTAGGCGGACAGTCGGCGAGAAGAACAGCAGAAGCCGGAGTCGGACGGCGAACAAAAGAAGATAG
- a CDS encoding Glyoxal oxidase precursor, putative (Similar to TIGR gene model, INSD accession AAW43726.1), with protein MTSLNMVTLLTLLPLLPLIVATSLPSLGTASGQTAEKRGSSKATTPLSFQSVGDTGVSAQQMFLGNNKKVYVIDKAENNPITVNGAYGTHPAWATEYDIETNQYRTMDVYSNTFCAGGNVLGNGSWVIFGGNQPVTTGGVASTDAAAYSDTDGGSAIRMINPCTDESCEYIQGETNYNKSQGMGGWLQMTGKRWYPTVETLEDGSVIVIGGDKNGGYVNTAAQDNPTYEFFPPRDGDPVDLQFLSDTLPVNLFPLVWLLPSGKLFMQANRKTILYDYNTKTTTNLPDMPYATRVYPASAATAMLPLTPANNYTATLLICGGSNTTQWGDDGSAGYNVTAVPTDNTCVRISPDGNNPQYEDDDYMFEGRSMGQFVMLPDGTFWMGNGVAMGTAGYGNEMYSVGQSYGQDPLYMPALYDYTAPKGSRWNRTGLSATANERMYHSTAILLPDSSVLIAGSNPNADFTTSQWRSRTDSEKWYPWFYNEKRPTYDGMPTNLYYGGDSFNITMSGTDENAAKNTKVVIIRGGFNTHAMGFGQKMLELESSYTIDMNTGNTTIHVSQLPGNPGPTLFQPGPAMFFVVVNGVPSIGEFLMVGNGQLGTQNTTTNSALPVSTVVAIATTSASATDGGSTASSVDSSAASSSSSSNSGAAPVLSSGMGMGSVIAAVLSAFAVLA; from the exons ATGACTTCTCTAAACATGGTAACCCTCCTCACACTCCTCCCCCTCTTACCACTCATTGTGGCCACCTCGTTACCTTCACTTGGAACGGCATCCGGACAAACCGCCGAAAAGCGAGGTTCGTCAAAGGCTACGACACCGCTGAGTTTTCAGAGCGTTGGCGACACGGGTGTCAGTGCGCAACAA ATGTTCTTGGGTAATAACAAGAAGGTCTATGTCATTGACAAGGCTGAAAACAACCCTATCACCGTCAACGGCGCGTACGGCACTCATCCCGCATGGGCCACCGAGTATGACATTGAGACGAACCAAT ACCGAACTATGGATGTGTACTCGAATACTTTCTGTGCTGGCGGTAATGTTCTGGGCAATGGTAGTTGGGTCATTTTCGGTGGTAACCAAC CTGTCACCACAGGTGGTGTCGCCTCTACCGACGCCGCTGCTTACAGCGACACCGACGGAGGAAGTGCCATCCGAATGATCAACCCTTGTACTGACGAATCATGCGAGTACATCCAAGGTGAAACCAACTATAACAAAAGCCAGGGCATGGGCGGCTGGCTTCAAATGACCGGAAAGCGTTGGTACCCTACGGTCGAGACTCTTGAGGACGGAAGTGTGATCGTTATTGGTGGTGACAAGAATGGTGGTTATGTCAATACTGCCGCTCAAGATAACCCCACCTATGAATTTTTCCCTCCTCGTGATGGGGACCCCGTCGACCTCCAGTTCCTTTCCGATACTCTTCCCGTCAACCTTTTCCCCCTTGTCTGGCTGTTGCCTTCCGGTAAACTGTTCATGCAGGCCAATCGCAAGACCATCCTCTACGATTATAACACCAAGACGACTACCAACTTGCCCGATATGCCTTACGCCACTCGAGTCTACCCTGCTTCCGCTGCGACTGCCATGCTCCCTCTTACCCCTGCGAACAACTACACTGCTACTCTTCTCATCTGTGGTGGTTCAAACACCACTCAGTGGGGTGACGATGGTAGCGCCGGCTACAACGTCACTGCGGTACCTACTGATAACACCTGTGTCAGGATTAGCCCCGACGGAAACAACCCTCAATACGAAGATGATGACTACATGTTTGAGGGTAGGAGTATGGGACAGTTCGTCATGTTGCCTGATGGGACCTTCTGGATGGGTAATGGTGTTGCTATGGGAACTGCTGGTTACGGTAACGAGATGTACAGTGTTGGCC AATCTTACGGTCAGGACCCTCTCTACATGCCTGCCTTGTACGATTACACTGCTCCCAAAGGCTCGCGATGGAACCGAACTGGTCTTTCTGCCACTGCCAATGAACGAATGTATCACTCCACCGCCATCCTCCTTCCCGACTCTTCCGTTCTCATCGCGGGTTCCAACCCCAACGCCGACTTCACCACCAGCCAGTGGCGAAGCCGTACTGATTCTGAAAAGTGGTACCCTTGGTTCTACAACGAGAAGCGTCCTACTTATGACGGTATGCCCACCAACTTGTATTATGGTGGCGATTCTTTCAACATTACCATGTCTGGTACCGATGAGAATGCGGCGAAGAACACCAAGGTCGTCATCATCCGAGGCGGTTTCAACACTCACGCTATGGGCTTTGGTCAGAAGATGCTCGAGTTGGAGAGCTCGTATACTATTGATATGAACACTGGCAACACGACCATTCACGTTTCTCAGTTGCCTGGCAACCCTGGCCCCACTCTCTTCCAGCCTGGACCTGCCATGTTCTTCGTTGTTGTGAACGGTGTTCCTTCGATCGGCGAG TTCCTCATGGTCGGTAACGGTCAACTCGGTACCCAAAACACGACGACCAACTCCGCTCTTCCTGTTAGCACCGTCGTCGCCATCGCAACCACTTCCGCCTCTGCGACTGACGGTGGTTCCACAGCGAGCTCTGTCGATTCTTCTgctgcttcctcttcttcatcaagCAATTCTGGTGCGGCCCCTGTGCTCTCGAGTGggatgggaatgggaagCGTGATTGCAGCTGTGCTTTCCGCATTCGCTGTTCTCGCCTAA